A genomic window from Colletotrichum destructivum chromosome 7, complete sequence includes:
- a CDS encoding Putative peptidase S9, prolyl oligopeptidase, catalytic domain, six-bladed beta-propeller, TolB, protein MRVAKEFTPEVLLSAPRRGAAVPSPDGTLILYTQSTHSFEDKKTLNEVRVMHVETGASDQLTDDGNVHDALWVPGTASHVIYLKSGNKGTTQIWIANAADLADEHYVAAEYDAPLSALKVKALADGSVAFVVAGLVGPDGSLFNDEAEEKTSTGRIFDDYHVRIWNTLYKSHKHALWYSTLVNAHGKWGVAGELQNAIKDTRLEAPWGMYDVADPAASFDISEKGIAFIAEDTGLSPEQVGISHVYYVPLRSFAAAADVKPRPIVMGISESKAYYTNVRCSPDGSKIAFLHASYSTFADARLYIGYTASFGAYDVHKMVFGKGPRLPPRGFEFAGSSDAIFLLTEDCGRVKLSHLELRHGAEASPLVQTGVVTAVYPLKEGSHDKILVTSNSIVDSSLWQVIDVSLNTAPTVVSSATRHGAKYGLSHSMISEFWYEGADDAVVHSFIIKPTNFDKTKKYPWVLLPHGGPEASWLDSWSTRWNMALWAQKGYVLIAPNIAGSTGYGSDFTARIYRSWGGAPYQDLVALMDHLQQVPYLDHARAIVAGASYGGYMISWMMGHDLIRRFSCAIWHDGIFNLPAFMIQSDLVDGGPDFGGPPFIWRNAEELERWNPARPELLRNWRHAPPTLVIHSEKDYRCPITEGIAAFNTLQCQGVKSRFLTFSDECHWVLNPENSILWHQTVFDWMARYAGETTVVRRD, encoded by the exons ATGCGCGTGGCCAAGGAATTCACCCCCGAGGTGCTCCTCAGCGCcccccgccgcggcgccgctgtcCCGAGCCCGGACGGCACTCTCATCCTCTACACCCAGTCGACCCACAGCttcgaggacaagaagacgcTCAACGAGGTCCGCGTCATGCACGTCGAGACCGGCGCCTCCGACCAGCTCACCGACGACGGAAACGTCCACGATGCGCTGTGGGTGCCCGGGACCGCGAGCCATGTTATCTATCTAAAGTCGGGCAACAAAGGTACCACTCAGATCTGGATCGCCAATGCCGCCGACCTGGCCGATGAGCATtacgtcgccgccgagtaCGATGCGCCACTCAGCGCTCTCAAAGTCAAAGCACTCGCCGATGGCAGTGTTGCCTTTGTTGTTGCGGGATTGGTCGGTCCGGATGGCTCCCTGTTcaacgacgaggccgaggagaagacgtCTACCGGCCGCATTTTTGACGACTACCATGTGAGGATT TGGAACACGCTTTATAAGTCGCACAAGCACGCCCTCTGGTACTCGACCCTCGTCAATGCCCACGGCAAATGGGGGGTCGCAGGGGAACTGCAGAACGCGATCAAGGACACCCGCCTCGAGGCCCCCTGGGGCATGTACGATGTGGCCGATCCGGCCGCCAGCTTCGACATCAGCGAAAAGGgcatcgccttcatcgccgaggaCACAGGTCTCTCGCCAGAACAGGTCGGCATCTCACACGTCTACTACGTTCCCCTCCGCTCctttgctgccgccgccgacgtcaagCCGCGGCCCATCGTCATGGGAATCTCCGAGTCAAAGGCTTACTATACCAACGTGCGCTGCTCACCCGACGGCTCCAAGATCGCCTTTTTGCATGCGTCCTACAGCAccttcgccgacgccagGCTATACATCGGGTATACCGCCTCTTTTGGCGCGTACGATGTGCACAAGATGGTCTTTGGCAAAGGCCCACGTCTGCCTCCGCGGGGCTTCGAGTTTGCGGGAAGCTCGGACGCCATCTTTTTGTTAACCGAGGACTGCGGACGGGTCAAGTTGTCGCATCTTGAGCTGaggcacggcgccgaggcgtCGCCACTCGTGCAGACTGGCGTTGTCACGGCTGTTTACCCCCTAAAGGAGGGCAGTCATGACAAGATTCTCGTGACGAGCAACAGCATCGTGGACAGCAGCTTGTGGCAGGTCATAGATGTCTCGCTGAACACGGCACCAACGGTGGTCTCGTCGGCCACGAGACACGGCGCCAAGTACGGATTGTCCCATAGCATGATTTCCGAGTTTTGGTACGAAGGTGCAgatgacgccgtcgtccactCCTTCATCATCAAGCCAACCAACTTTGACAAGACGAAGAAGTACCCCTGGGTTCTCTTGCCTCACGGCGGGCCGGAGGCCTCTTGGTTGGACTCGTGGTCAACCAGG TGGAACATGGCCCTTTGGGCCCAAAAGGGCTACGTCCTCATCGCCCCCAacatcgccggcagcaccggaTACGGCTCCGACTTCACGGCCCGCATCTACCGGTCCTGGGGCGGCGCGCCGTACCAAGACCTCGTCGCACTGATGGACCACCTCCAACAGGTTCCCTACCTCGACCACGCTCgggccatcgtcgccggcgcctcgtACGGCGGTTACATGATCTCGTGGATGATGGGCCACGACCTAATCCGCCGCTTCTCCTGCGCCATCTGGCACGACGGCATCTTCAACCTCCCCGCCTTTATGATCCAGAGCGACCTCGTTGACGGTGGGCCCGACTTTGGCGGCCCGCCTTTTATCTGGAGAaacgccgaggagctcgagaggTGGAACCCGGCGCGGCCGGAGCTCCTCCGGAACTGGAGGcacgcgccgccgacgctcGTGATCCACAGCGAGAAGGACTACAGGTGTCCCATAACGGAGGGCATCGCCGCGTTCAACACGCTGCAGTGCCAGGGGGTCAAGAGCCGTTTTCTGACGTTTAGTGACGAATGTCACTGGGTGCTGAACCCGGAGAACTCGATCCTCTGGCACCAGACTGTCTTTGACTGGATGGCCAGGTACGCTGGAGAGACAACCGTTGTGAGGAGAGACTGA
- a CDS encoding Putative peptidase S8/S53 domain, Fn3-like domain, peptidase S8, subtilisin, His-active, giving the protein MVCFSSPLSVLAAVLALSGSALAQLEGTGLDRTNVTFPGSKTRYVVEFSEAGSAKFRKRDGTPNTEEFYEAVKLTNVTAVPALNFTSELFHGASFDVLNETAQSIEEIETLDVVKKVWPVGIVYAPKPEDTGKGPDVYKWDPHVLTRVNDAQKLGYDGSDVIIAVIDSGIDYTHPDLGGQFGAGFKVESGWDFVGDAYSVDEPNVLYPDNDPKDCLGHGTHVAGIIASGNKDLPGVAPNARLRAYKVFGCGDGVTLDVIGQAFLKAFEDGADIITASLGSDNGFTEDMVASIITKITEQGTFVSAAAGNSGIRGPFLTSNLANAYGSLTVGSVQHTQKPVYKVVAKSSSGESRDIYYVSDNQVQWDRSGTYKAYLPPVGRDWDVCWEWDVPAPAGGIPENDILVLPRGNSFVCPDMWQLMDSVLIGQVKWVFYYNYPNISYEHPERAVYRDDQPIGFAAINYEDGIWLEEQDEAGHSIEFEFEYNPAAAFAIDDGAAAINEFSSWGSTLNGRLKPEISAPGGRILSTYLTNSGSWAVFSGTSMATPYIAGVAALFYQSVGGRSRLCSNPAEVAHRRIVASGSSVNHWNGTAVPAALAQQGAGLVDALKVVTFDTSISPANINLNDTMFFAGKHTITVKNRGNTSVTYSIGHEAASTVRSREYGDAWISYDPILKTDEGLAGVKFSATELKVPAGGRASFDVEFTEPDDVEPGVLAMYGGSIHIVGSNGEAVKTTYFGIKGSLYDAEIWETHRGVPVFFGQAGYGDVFEDGREFVSPAMPDLYFNALWSTREMSFDSSDWVYPPVAGKNKHVGFTIYFEPWLQSWIPFPVTYLTRAIGTFWLSISNELVGGATLAAGEYRILSRALKTYGKHEEAEDWQFRLSPIFKVVEPSA; this is encoded by the exons ATGGTCTGCTTCAGCTCTCCCCTGTCGGTGCTCGCTGCGGTCCTGGCCCTGTCTGGCTCGGCACTGGCCCAGCTCGAGGGTACTGGCCTCGACCGGACGAACGTCACCTTCCCCGGCTCAAAGACCCGTTATGTGGTTGAGTTCTCCGAGGCCGGTTCGGCCAAGTTCAGGAAGCGCGATGGGACACCT AATACCGAGGAATTCtacgaggccgtcaagctcACTAACGTCACGGCCGTGCCTGCGCTGAACTTCACCTCGGAGCTTTTCCACGGCGCATCGTTCGACGTGCTAAACGAGACCGCGCAGTCCATCGAGGAGATTGAGACCCTCGACGTAGTCAAGAAGGTATGGCCCGTTGGAATCGTCTACGCGCCCAAGCCTGAAGACACCGGCAAAGGCCCCGACGTGTACAAGTGGGACCCCCACGTCCTCACCCGAGTCAACGACGCCCAGAAGCTTGGCTACGACGGCAGCgatgtcatcatcgccgtTATCGACAGTGGCATCGACTACACCCATcccgacctcggcggccagtTCGGCGCGGGCTTCAAGGTCGAGTCCGGCTGGGACTTTGTCGGGGACGCCTAcagcgtcgacgagcccAACGTGCTGTaccccgacaacgaccccaaggactgcctcggccacggcacCCACGTggccggcatcatcgccagcGGCAACAAGGACCTGCCCGGCGTCGCGCCCAATGCACGCCTCCGCGCCTACAAGGTCtttggctgcggcgacggcgtcacgCTCGACGTCATCGGTCAGGCCTTCCTCAAGGCgttcgaggacggcgccgacatcatcaccgcctcGCTCGGCTCCGACAACGGCTTCACCGAAGACATGGTCGCCTCCATCATCACAAAAATCACCGAGCAGGGCACCTTCGTTTcggccgccgctggcaaCTCTGGCATCCGAG GACCGTTCCTGACGAGcaacctcgccaacgcctATGGAAGTCTCACTGTCGGTAGCGTTCAACATACCCAGAAGCCCGTTTACAAGGTCGTGGCCAAGTCTAGCAGCGGCGAGTCGCGCGATATC TACTATGTCAGTGATAACCAAGTTCAATGGGACAGGAGTGGAACATACAAGGCCTACCTCCCTCCCGTGGGCCGTGATTGGGATGTTTGTTGGGAATGGGACGTCCCCGCGCCGGCCGGTGGTATCCCCGAAAACGATATCCTAGTCCTCCC TCGAGGAAATTCTTTTGTTTGTCCCGACATGTGGCAGCTCATGGACTCGGTCTTGATCGGACAAGTCAAGTGGGTGTTCTACTACAACTACCCCAACATTAGCTACGAGCACCCGGAGCGTGCCGTATACCGTGATGACCAGCCCATTGGAT TCGCCGCGATCAACTACGAAGACGGCATCTggctcgaggagcaggacgAGGCTGGCCACAGCATCGAGTTTGAGTTCGAGTAcaaccccgccgccgcttttGCGATCGATGACGGGGCAGCTGCCATCAACGAGTTCAGCTCTTGGGGCTCGACGCTCAACGGTCGTTTGAAGCCCGAGATTTCCGCTCCTG GCGGTCGTATTTTGTCGACTTACCTGACCAACAGTGGCAGCTgggccgtcttctccggcACCAGCATGGCCACCCCTTAC ATCGCCGGCGTTGCCGCACTTTTCTACCAGTCGGTTGGTGGGCGGTCACGTCTTTGCAGcaacccggccgaggtcgcccaCCGCCGCATCGTGGCAAGCGGGTCGTCCGTCAACCACTGGAACGGGACGGCAGTCCCAGC CGCTCTCGCTCAGCAGGGTGCCGGTCTggtcgacgccctcaagGTCGTCACGTTCGACACCTCCATCTCCCccgccaacatcaacctCAACGACACCATGTTCTTCGCGGGGAAGCACACGATCACGGTCAAGAATAGGGGCAACACGTCGGTGACGTACAGCATCGGGCACGAGGCCGCCAGCACCGTACGCTCCCGGGAGTACGGGGATGCGTGGATCTCCTATGACCCCATCCTCAAGACCGACGAAGGCTTGGCGGGTGTCAAGTTCTCCGCCACGGAGCTCAAGGTCCCGGCCGGGGGACGCGCGTCGTTCGACGTCGAGTTCACCgagcccgacgacgtcgagccgGGCGTGCTTGCCATgtacggcggcagcatcCACATTGTTGGATCGAACGGCGAGGCCGTGAAGACGACCTACTTCG GTATCAAGGGCTCGCTGTACGATGCCGAAATCTGGGAGACTCACCGCGGTGtccccgtcttcttcggGCAGGCCGGCTACGGTGACGTATTCGAGGACGGCAGAGAGTTTGTGTCGCCGGCCATGCCCGACCTATACTTCAACGCCCTGTGGTCGACCAGAGAGATGAGCTTCGAT TCCTCGGACTGGGTGTACCCACCCGTCGCCGGCAAGAACAAGCACGTCGGCTTCACCATATACTTTGAGCCGTGGTTGCAGTCGTGGATCCCCTTCCCCGTGACATACCTGACGCGCGCCATCGGGACGTTCTGGCTCTCCATCAGCAACGAGCTCGTGGGCGGGGCGacgctggccgccggcgagtACCGGATCCTCAGCCGCGCGCTGAAGACGTACGGAAAGcacgaggaggcggaggactGGCAGTTTAGGCTGTCACCCATcttcaaggtcgtcgagccTTCTGCTTAG
- a CDS encoding Putative vacuolar protein sorting protein 36, GLUE gives MFLKHIDLTTALRPSYLPDEVLLFVQDNVGLYEGNAKLPLQQNGQVYLTSHRVCYVDKVEPRKHSVALDLKDIDSYEFYAGFLKSSAKITLKPKPLKRSSLQTRASAISSPGRPGTGSPARSDSPYRPPPEPASAATWVCTICTFSNPVPSNFDPTTANIHTPLPPCLACGIKPTLAHVLKASITNATSRTPAGPSSPTVSSPLSMGPWSTSTRPGDTGSLPPWPAASNINGTPHKPADPSTTFQCPRCTFLNHPSLLSCEICGAPLISQDLPQTKAQEQTQRTESPGPVSSSATPGQDTAENIKISFRGGGEKIFYERLKGALTQRKWLLQGAPPVPKSNRTIDDNGAIVRTPSAVPERPKGVGIAGLEQRGLDMRKNNEVMIGSAFEDLDALMASAKEIVALAERFARQNGGSGAEANAILAESASQLGLVTTKDIVGGSSSETLYLSELSRNLAEFLTDDARGVLKKAGGIINLVDLWAMFNRARGGVELVSPMDFEKAAQMWESLKLPVRLRKFKSGVLVVQSSERTDETTIKALVSWLDDLHEFPPEKELAWDWRQFGRGVTARDAAERFGWSIGVAEEELEMAEERGVLCREDGIEGLKFWKNYIDTGDAKHRRRRRHHEEDEVVKALRESGLM, from the exons ATGTTTTTAAAACACATCGACCTCACGACCGCTCTCCGGCCTTCCTACTTACCGGATGAAGTCCTGTTGTTCGTCCAAGACAATGTCGGGCTATACGAGGG AAATGCCAAGCTTCCCCTACAGCAGAATGGCCAGGTCTACTTGACGTCTCACCGAGTATGCTAcgtcgacaaggtcgagCCGCGCAAGCATtccgtcgccctcgacctcaaAGACATCGATTCATACGAGTTCTATGCCGGGTTTCTCAAATCATCCGCGAAGATCACTCTGAAACCCAAGCCATTGAAGCGCTCGTCGCTACAAACGAGAGCGTCTGCGATCTCTTCTCCCGGGAGACCTGGCACTGGGTCTCCTGCTCGATCAGACAGTCCCTACCGACCACCACCGGAACCCGCGAGTGCTGCGACCTGGGTCTGCACCATCTGCACCTTTTCGAACCCGGTCCCGTCCAACTTCGATCCAACAACGGCTAACATCCACACGCCGTTACCGCCATGCCTTGCTTGCGGCATCAAGCCGACGCTGGCGCACGTGCTGAAGGCCTCCATCACCAACGCGACGAGCCGCACTCCGGCGGGGCCTTCAAGCCCCACGGTTAGCTCTCCTCTGTCGATGGGCCCGTGGTCTACATCCACCAGGCCAGGCGACACGGGGTCTCTGCCTCCTTGGCCCGCCGCTTCGAACATCAACGGCACACCGCATAAACCAGCCGATCCGAGCACAACCTTCCAGTGCCCTCGGTGCACGTTCCTGAACCACCCTTCCTTGCTATCCTGCGAGATATGCGGGGCTCCCCTGATATCGCAAGATCTCCCTCAGACGAAGGCGCAAGAACAGACCCAAAGAACAGAGTCGCCAGGGCCGGTCTCGAGCTCGGCTACACCAGGCCAGGATACCGCCGAAAACATCAAGATTTCCTTTCGCGGCGGTGGGGAGAAGATATTCTACGAGCGGCTGAAAGGAGCGCTGACGCAGAGGAAGTGGCTGCTGCAAGGAGCGCCGCCGGTTCCGAAGAGCAACCGGACgatcgacgacaacggtGCCATTGTACGGACGCCTTCCGCCGTCCCCGAACGTCCCAAGGGCGTTGGTATCGCCGGGCTGGAACAGCGCGGGCTCGACATGCGAAAGAATAACGAGGTGATGATCGGCAGCGCTTTCGAGGACTTGGACGCCCTCATGGCATCGGCCAAGGAGATTGTGGCCCTTGCAGAAAGATTCGCGCGACagaacggcggcagcggcgccgaggccaacgctATCCTGGCCGAGTCGGCGAGTCAGCTCGGACTTGTGACCACAAAAGACATTGTGGGTGGCAGCAGCTCCGAGACGCTGTACCTGTCTGAGCTGTCGAGGAATCTAGCAGAGTTTCTAACGGACGATGCCCGCGGCGTTCTGAAGAAAGCGGGAGGGATCATCAACCTGGTGGATCTTTGGGCCATGTTCAACCGGGCGCGGGgtggcgtcgagctcgtgAGCCCCATGGACTTTGAGAAGGCGGCCCAGATGTGGGAGTCGCTCAAGCTCCCTGTGCGGCTGCGCAAGTTCAAGAGCGGCGTCCTGGTCGTGCAAAGTAGCGAGCGCACGGATGAGACGACGATCAAGGCCCTGGTCTCGTGGCTGGACGACCTCCACGAGTTCCCGCCGGAGAAGGAGCTGGCGTGGGACTGGCGACAGTTCGGGCGCGGCGTCACGGCGCGGGATGCGGCCGAGCGGTTCGGCTGGAGCATCggcgtggccgaggaggagctggagatggcagaggagaggggggtgcTTTGTCGCGAGGACGGCATCGAGGGCCTCAAGTTCTGGAAGAACTACATCGACACGGGGGACGCGAAGCACCGTCGGCGCAGAAGGCATcacgaagaggacgaggtggTAAAGGCGCTACGGGAGAGCGGGCTCATGTGA
- a CDS encoding Putative proteasome component (PCI) domain, SAC3/GANP/THP3 domain-containing protein produces the protein MMPTSWPPAPPPGAAYGAPPANYAYPPNPAYTAVQARQSFGQYPPPPAPAYTTTPSPMVAPFDQTAPAAPVPPTRKVEWPPSVREYVQKSFLPSNMDPSVSRPDIEAKLKETISQHMENGTLESTDWEKMPFPAALIKNERQSQLNSSMNIASPFASRYDNTPSANPKKRKSSDFTPDDKSSAVPWRTTNSNRSNALEDRITFASPDKRASLDEPLPKSSKFQKQMEKRQRRFDGGYKSSYRSPSPPPSDGPVVGTSETLEKRYLRLTAPPVPSQVRPERVLHKTMDLLKKKWKKESNYSYICDQLKSMRQDLTVQRIKNDFTVSVYELHARIALEKGDLGEYNQCQTQLRTLYAKGLKGNPIEFKAYRILYFIHTANRTGLNDALADLTAAEKEERPIKHALEVRSALALGNYHKFFQLYLDTPNMGAYLMDMFVVRERLAALCNICKAYKPDVKLRFITEELGFESDVDAAQFILDYNGQHLLEERQEYIALLTGKAGVLFDSARSEAFRKVDIKGQI, from the exons ATGATGCCCACCAGCTGGCCTCCGGCGCCACCTCCAGGCGCCGCTTACGGCGCTCCTCCTGCCAATTATGCTTACCCTCCCA ATCCAGCATACACCGCAGTCCAGGCTCGACAAAGTTTCGGCCAGTATCCTCCCCCACCCGCACCTGCCTAcaccacgacgccgtcgcccatGGTTGCTCCCTTCGATCAGACCGCTCCGGCGGCTCCTGTGCCGCCCACGCGCAAGGTTGAATGGCCTCCTTCCGTGCGAGAATATGTCCAAAAGTCTTTCCTCCCTAGCAATATGGATCCGTCCGTATCTCGCCCCGACATTGAAGCCAAGTTGAAGGAAACCATTTCACAACACATGGAAAACGGTACTCTCGAGTCCACCGACTGGGAGAAAATGCCCTTCCCCGCCGCCCTGATCAAGAACGAGCGTCAATCCCAGCTCAACTCCTCCATGAACATTGCGTCTCCCTTTGCATCGCGATATGACAACACCCCGTCGGCCAACCCAAAGAAGCGGAAGTCGTCTGATTTTACCCCGGATGACAAGTCTTCTGCCGTGCCTTGGCGTACTACTAACAGCAACCGATCCAACGCCTTGGAAGACCGCATCACCTTTGCCTCTCCCGACAAACGCGCCAGCCTCGACGAGCCTCTGCCCAAGTCAAGTAAGTTCCAGAAGCAGATGGAGAAGCGCCAACGTCGCTTCGACGGCGGCTACAAGTCGTCCTATCGCTCGCCCAGCCCTCCGCCCTCGGACGGTCCTGTTGTCGGCACCAGCGAGACGTTGGAGAAGCGCTACCTGCGCCTGACCGCTCCCCCCGTTCCTTCCCAGGTGCGGCCAGAACGCGTTCTCCACAAGACGATGGATCTTCTTAAGAAGAagtggaagaaggagagCAACTACTCTTACATCTGCGATCAGCTGAAGTCCATGCGCCAAGATTTGACTGTCCAACGGATCAAGAACGACTTCACAGTGTCCGTATACGAGCTTCACGCCCGCATCGCCTTGGAGAAAGGGGACCTCGGTGAGTATAATCAGTGCCAAACCCAGCTGCGTACCCTGTACGCCAAGGGACTGAAAGGGAACCCCATCGAGTTCAAGGCCTATCGCATTCTGTATTTCATTCACACCGCCAACCGTACCGGCCTCAATGATGCCTTGGCAGATCTAACCGCAgcagagaaggaggagcggCCCATCAAGCACGCGCTTGAGGTGCGTTCCGCTCTTGCCTTGGGAAACTACCACAAGTTCTTCCAGCTTTACCTCGACACTCCCAACATGGGAGCGTACCTCATGGACATGTTCGTCGTCCGTGAGCGCCTCGCTGCCCTGTGCAACATTTGCAAAGC GTACAAGCCAGACGTAAAGTTACGATTCATCACGGAGGAACTCGGCTTCGAGTCCGACGTCGATGCGGCTCAGTTCATTCTCGATTACAACGGCCAGCACCTCCTCGAGGAACGACAAGAGTACATTGCTCTGTTGACCGGCAAAGCCGGAGTGCTGTTCGACTCTGCGAGATCCGAAGCGTTCCGCAAGGTTGATATCAAAGGCCAAATATGA